In Alkalihalobacillus sp. TS-13, the following are encoded in one genomic region:
- a CDS encoding flavin reductase family protein translates to MTKKTDSCDNGGKNVDLGADFLRKPTDKMVMHSYPGLVAIVTVSFEGEDNVMAAGWHSYISYDPPIYGVAIGRERHTYHLVKGAGSFAINFLPYEKAEFIQQSGTYSGSDTNKFELGGMAFDRGITTDTPILKDAYVAYECKTIEVNSYGDHDWFVADITQFYRDEALFNEKGIPDFEKLEIPLYLGRSRYLRADSNSLIKKFMV, encoded by the coding sequence ATGACAAAGAAAACGGATTCATGTGATAATGGAGGAAAAAATGTCGATTTAGGGGCTGATTTTTTGAGGAAACCGACTGATAAAATGGTGATGCATAGTTACCCGGGGTTGGTCGCTATCGTAACCGTATCGTTTGAGGGAGAAGATAATGTCATGGCAGCAGGTTGGCACTCGTACATATCTTATGATCCGCCGATTTATGGTGTTGCAATCGGGAGGGAAAGGCATACATATCATCTCGTAAAAGGAGCTGGGTCATTTGCAATCAACTTTTTACCATATGAAAAAGCTGAATTTATCCAGCAATCGGGAACCTATTCGGGCAGCGATACGAATAAGTTCGAACTGGGTGGTATGGCATTTGACCGTGGGATAACTACGGATACACCGATATTGAAAGATGCTTATGTGGCGTATGAATGTAAGACCATTGAGGTGAACAGCTATGGCGATCATGACTGGTTTGTCGCTGATATCACACAATTTTATAGGGACGAAGCACTGTTCAATGAAAAGGGGATTCCGGATTTTGAAAAACTTGAAATCCCCCTCTATCTAGGGCGATCGAGATATTTGCGCGCCGACTCAAACAGTCTGATCAAGAAATTCATGGTCTAG
- a CDS encoding DUF5370 family protein: MGAIQRGTYTFEIEYSVSHQNGAVHVYEDGTFKQELPFEFIGEKPDEAKIEKMIDQYYDNLT, from the coding sequence ATGGGTGCCATTCAACGAGGTACATATACATTTGAAATCGAGTATAGTGTGTCTCATCAAAACGGCGCAGTCCATGTGTATGAAGACGGTACGTTCAAGCAAGAACTGCCCTTTGAATTCATAGGGGAAAAGCCAGATGAAGCTAAAATCGAAAAAATGATCGACCAGTACTATGACAATCTGACATAA
- a CDS encoding aminopeptidase, which translates to MSRTYETKLVNLAEVTLNIGLNLQKNQILHINADLDAAPFVRKVTEAAYKKGARHVYINWIDQETSKLKILYALEESLTEFPEWSTKRSEELIRQNAAFLSIRSPQPDAFSGLDPDRVGAVLKASALEMKQIASARKAGIIAFCIVCVPNEKWAGKVYPDHGPEEAQDMLWKAVFDMTRVDCDDPIEQWQRHIGSLLSKVDELNTMRFQKLHLEAPGTDLIVELPDRHLWVGGGATTQEGLFFTPNLPTEEVFTAPKRDGVNGTVRSTMPLVYGSTAIEDITLTFKDGKIIKMNASKGLETLKRLIDSDEGSHYLGEIALVPEDSPIAEENTIFYNTLFDENSSCHLAIGAAYPLCVEDGTNMTSEELSHAGLNMSITHVDFMIGSPKMNIDGIHWDGRREPVFQNGCWVKKQ; encoded by the coding sequence ATGAGCAGGACATACGAAACAAAACTAGTTAATCTTGCTGAAGTCACACTGAATATCGGTCTAAACTTACAAAAAAATCAGATCCTTCATATCAATGCCGATTTGGACGCTGCACCTTTCGTCCGCAAAGTGACCGAAGCTGCCTACAAAAAAGGTGCACGCCATGTATATATCAATTGGATTGATCAGGAAACCTCAAAGCTTAAAATTCTGTATGCCCTTGAAGAAAGTCTGACTGAATTCCCAGAATGGAGTACGAAACGTTCAGAAGAGCTGATTCGACAGAATGCGGCATTCCTATCCATCCGCAGTCCCCAACCGGACGCGTTTTCAGGTCTCGATCCTGACCGGGTCGGTGCAGTCTTGAAAGCGTCTGCTCTTGAGATGAAACAAATCGCCTCAGCAAGAAAAGCCGGAATAATCGCATTTTGTATTGTCTGCGTCCCTAATGAAAAATGGGCCGGGAAAGTTTATCCGGATCATGGTCCTGAAGAAGCTCAGGACATGCTTTGGAAAGCGGTTTTTGACATGACTCGTGTGGATTGTGATGACCCGATCGAGCAATGGCAAAGGCATATCGGCTCCTTACTTTCAAAGGTGGATGAACTGAACACGATGCGGTTCCAGAAACTCCATCTAGAAGCACCGGGCACGGATCTAATCGTGGAACTACCGGATAGGCATTTATGGGTAGGCGGTGGCGCTACGACACAAGAAGGACTTTTCTTCACACCGAACCTCCCGACTGAAGAGGTATTCACAGCACCTAAAAGAGATGGTGTGAATGGCACAGTGAGAAGTACGATGCCATTGGTTTATGGTAGTACAGCTATTGAAGATATCACGCTCACTTTTAAAGATGGCAAGATCATCAAAATGAATGCCTCAAAGGGGCTGGAAACGCTGAAACGTTTGATCGATAGTGATGAAGGCTCCCACTATCTAGGGGAGATTGCACTTGTTCCGGAGGACTCTCCGATTGCAGAAGAGAATACGATTTTCTACAATACGCTGTTCGATGAAAATTCTTCATGTCACTTGGCGATCGGGGCAGCGTATCCTCTCTGTGTAGAAGACGGGACAAACATGACAAGTGAAGAGTTGAGTCATGCTGGGTTGAACATGAGTATAACGCATGTCGACTTCATGATCGGTTCGCCTAAAATGAACATTGATGGAATCCATTGGGATGGACGGCGTGAACCAGTTTTCCAAAACGGCTGTTGGGTCAAGAAACAATAA
- the hmpA gene encoding NO-inducible flavohemoprotein — MLDQKTIQTIKATVPVLKEHGTTITSRFYELLFKNHPELLNLFNHSNQHKGRQQGALANAVYAAAVHIDRLEEILPAVKQIAHKHRSLGVKPEQYPVVGENLLNAIKDVLGEAATDEILDAWAKAYGVIADVFIQVEDEMYKEAAEQRGGWEDFREFELVKKETESKVITSFYLKPVDGEEIADFTPGQYVSVKVEIPNDPHTHIRQYSLSDTPDKDHYRLSIKREGRVSMHLHDNLKEGDRVLLSAPAGDFTLNTETKCPLVLIGAGVGLTPLVSMLETTLTQTPDREVHYIHASIDGEYQAMGSRILELVESHEQLKAYFCFEKPSEDDKQNQCFAKEGYIDLPWLETIIPENADYYICGPEGFMKMVINGLKKLNVPEEQINYEFFGPAIDLSEDKVTVRN, encoded by the coding sequence ATGCTAGATCAAAAAACCATTCAAACTATCAAAGCGACTGTTCCTGTCCTTAAAGAACATGGGACTACAATTACGTCCCGTTTCTATGAATTGCTTTTCAAAAATCATCCTGAACTCTTGAACCTATTCAACCATTCCAATCAACATAAAGGCCGCCAACAAGGTGCGTTGGCAAATGCAGTCTATGCAGCTGCTGTCCATATCGATCGTCTCGAAGAAATCCTTCCTGCCGTAAAGCAGATCGCCCATAAACACCGTAGTTTAGGGGTAAAACCCGAGCAATATCCGGTTGTTGGTGAAAATCTTCTGAACGCGATAAAAGATGTCCTAGGGGAAGCAGCAACAGATGAAATTCTCGATGCGTGGGCAAAAGCTTATGGAGTTATCGCAGATGTGTTCATCCAGGTAGAGGATGAGATGTATAAAGAAGCGGCAGAACAACGTGGAGGATGGGAAGACTTCCGTGAATTCGAATTGGTGAAGAAAGAAACCGAAAGTAAAGTCATCACTTCCTTCTACTTAAAACCTGTGGACGGTGAGGAGATTGCCGATTTCACTCCTGGACAATATGTAAGTGTAAAAGTAGAGATTCCGAATGATCCACACACACATATTCGCCAATACAGCTTGTCTGATACGCCTGACAAGGATCATTACCGTCTTTCCATCAAACGTGAAGGTCGTGTTTCCATGCACCTTCATGACAATTTGAAGGAAGGAGACCGTGTACTCTTGAGTGCCCCAGCAGGAGACTTCACGCTTAATACAGAAACAAAGTGCCCACTTGTGCTGATCGGTGCTGGTGTTGGTCTTACGCCTCTTGTAAGCATGCTTGAAACAACGTTGACTCAGACGCCAGATCGTGAGGTTCATTACATCCATGCTTCAATCGATGGGGAATATCAAGCGATGGGCAGTCGGATTCTTGAATTAGTTGAAAGCCATGAACAGCTGAAAGCATACTTCTGTTTTGAAAAACCATCTGAAGATGACAAGCAAAATCAATGCTTTGCTAAGGAAGGGTACATTGATTTGCCGTGGTTAGAAACAATCATACCTGAGAATGCTGATTACTACATTTGCGGACCTGAAGGCTTCATGAAAATGGTCATCAATGGCTTGAAAAAACTAAACGTACCAGAAGAACAAATCAACTATGAATTCTTCGGGCCAGCCATCGACCTCAGCGAAGATAAAGTTACTGTCAGAAATTAA
- a CDS encoding mechanosensitive ion channel family protein, whose protein sequence is MLEWYNTVLDYVTDLDLWIDVGIALMIFIAFVIFRKLFTKYIFRLISRLTDKTSTKVLHKILLAFEKPLNAFFIFLGLYLAYTSLEMRTEDVHLPLRLFRTSVIILVTWGLINLSSSSSILFRSIHRRLDLQMDQILIPFFSRVLKAVIGAIAISVLAQEWGYNVNGFVAGLGIGGLAFAFAAKEALSNLFGGVVIIMERPFSIGDWIQTPSVEGIVEDIGFRSTQVRTFADAHVTVPNANIANEPITNWTRMRKRRISFNLGVEYTTPKEKLEKVVERIRTMLKEHKEVHPELIIVNFDNYNSSSLDIMIYFFTKTTAWINFLDVKQDINLRIMEILDKEGVSIAFPSRSIYMENTHQHMHPVRDEPQDPASTNTKPSGNIDNRDEKSGQHHGNEDGE, encoded by the coding sequence ATGCTGGAATGGTACAATACAGTGCTCGACTATGTTACCGATCTTGATCTTTGGATTGATGTCGGTATTGCTCTAATGATCTTCATCGCATTTGTCATCTTTAGGAAATTGTTTACAAAATATATTTTCAGGTTGATTTCTAGATTGACTGATAAAACGTCAACCAAAGTCCTTCATAAAATATTATTGGCTTTTGAAAAACCTTTGAATGCCTTTTTCATTTTCTTGGGCCTCTATCTGGCGTATACCTCCCTGGAGATGCGTACTGAGGATGTGCACTTGCCCTTAAGATTGTTCCGGACCTCCGTCATCATTCTGGTGACATGGGGATTGATCAATCTTTCGTCGTCATCTTCCATTCTTTTCAGGAGCATTCATCGAAGATTGGATTTACAAATGGATCAGATTCTGATTCCATTCTTCTCCAGGGTTCTGAAGGCTGTTATCGGAGCGATTGCCATCAGTGTGTTGGCTCAGGAATGGGGATATAACGTAAATGGTTTCGTTGCAGGTTTAGGTATTGGCGGATTAGCATTCGCTTTTGCTGCTAAAGAAGCGTTGAGTAATCTATTCGGCGGAGTCGTCATCATCATGGAACGGCCGTTTTCAATTGGTGACTGGATACAAACACCGTCAGTCGAAGGAATTGTCGAAGATATCGGCTTCCGGAGCACGCAAGTCCGAACTTTTGCTGATGCCCATGTCACAGTTCCTAACGCTAATATCGCCAATGAACCGATAACGAACTGGACGCGGATGCGAAAGCGCAGGATTTCTTTCAATCTGGGAGTCGAATACACAACACCGAAGGAAAAACTTGAAAAAGTGGTTGAAAGAATCAGGACTATGCTGAAAGAGCATAAGGAGGTCCACCCAGAATTGATTATCGTCAATTTTGATAACTACAACAGCAGCAGCCTTGATATCATGATCTATTTCTTTACAAAAACGACTGCATGGATAAACTTCCTGGATGTAAAGCAGGATATCAACCTTCGTATCATGGAAATTCTTGATAAAGAAGGCGTCTCTATCGCATTTCCTAGCAGAAGCATCTATATGGAAAATACACACCAGCATATGCATCCAGTTCGTGACGAACCACAAGACCCTGCCTCTACTAATACCAAACCTAGTGGTAATATCGATAACAGGGATGAAAAGAGCGGGCAGCATCATGGAAATGAGGATGGAGAATGA
- a CDS encoding YuzL family protein, which yields MIILKKKKKDPTTIGLPSSQPEGQGTGYEKGPSVDSARKKTKK from the coding sequence GTGATCATTTTGAAGAAAAAGAAAAAAGATCCGACCACAATCGGGCTTCCTTCATCCCAGCCTGAAGGACAAGGAACAGGCTATGAAAAAGGACCATCTGTCGATTCAGCAAGGAAGAAAACAAAGAAATAG
- a CDS encoding DUF2188 domain-containing protein, whose protein sequence is MGDKIYHILPNEDNNRWEIKVEGRGRPEKTFDTKEAAYQEAQDLADASRPSQVVIHRQNGEVEDVSKYSTNG, encoded by the coding sequence ATGGGAGATAAAATCTATCACATTTTACCGAATGAAGATAACAATCGTTGGGAAATAAAAGTCGAGGGACGTGGCCGGCCGGAGAAAACGTTTGATACTAAAGAAGCGGCCTACCAGGAGGCGCAGGACCTGGCTGATGCATCACGGCCGAGTCAGGTGGTCATACACCGCCAAAATGGTGAAGTAGAAGATGTAAGTAAATATTCGACAAATGGATGA
- a CDS encoding potassium/proton antiporter encodes MEFSIDGTILLVSFLLIIGVITAKFSSRLGLPSLVLFIVVGMVLSQYIYYDNAMLTQLIGTFALIVILFEGGLQTEWPDIKKVYKPSLSLATAGVLFTTIVTGVAAKYILGVSWLEGFLFGAIVGSTDAAAVFAALGNKNIKRKLTSTLEAESGTNDPMAIFLTVSLLQLIQNPETNPGVLVFDFFWQMGIGLLLGLLFGKTAVWVINNINLDSSGLYPVLSIALAVFTFGITSLFEASGLLAVYIMAVFLGNHDITYRHSIVRFNEGFAWMMQILMFILLGLLVFPNQLIDVIWEGILLSLILMIVARPVGVFISLMFAKYNVKEKLFVSWAGLKGAVPIVLATYPMVAGLEDSDLIFNVVFFVVFTSALIQGATISPLAKYFKFSKGTKAEVPHSLELISIGKTKNEMMEIQIEDDATIIGEEIKDLPLPDDTLISAVIRKDSLITPTGDTILRAGDTLYILVHKAKREEIKKIIRQKEDSEAENEEEKS; translated from the coding sequence ATGGAATTTAGTATAGACGGTACCATTTTACTTGTTTCATTTTTATTGATCATAGGTGTTATTACAGCAAAGTTCTCATCCAGATTGGGATTGCCTTCTTTAGTATTGTTCATCGTGGTCGGAATGGTCCTTAGCCAGTATATTTATTATGATAACGCCATGCTTACCCAATTGATCGGTACGTTTGCGTTGATCGTCATTCTATTTGAGGGTGGTCTCCAAACAGAGTGGCCGGATATCAAGAAAGTTTATAAACCGTCCTTGTCACTAGCTACTGCAGGGGTTCTCTTCACGACGATCGTCACTGGGGTGGCGGCGAAATACATACTCGGAGTCAGCTGGCTTGAGGGGTTTCTTTTCGGTGCCATTGTCGGTTCGACGGATGCAGCTGCGGTCTTTGCCGCTCTCGGGAATAAGAATATCAAAAGAAAGCTCACCTCCACATTGGAAGCGGAATCTGGGACCAATGATCCGATGGCGATCTTCTTGACCGTTTCGTTATTACAATTGATTCAAAATCCAGAGACTAACCCGGGTGTATTGGTTTTCGACTTTTTCTGGCAGATGGGTATCGGTCTTCTGTTAGGTTTACTCTTTGGAAAAACTGCTGTGTGGGTGATCAATAACATCAACCTGGATTCTTCAGGTCTTTATCCCGTTTTATCGATAGCGTTGGCGGTTTTCACTTTTGGAATTACAAGCTTATTTGAAGCTAGTGGATTGCTGGCAGTCTATATCATGGCTGTCTTCCTCGGGAATCACGACATAACTTACCGCCATTCTATCGTTAGGTTCAATGAGGGTTTTGCATGGATGATGCAGATTCTCATGTTCATCTTATTAGGGTTGCTTGTTTTTCCGAATCAGTTGATCGATGTGATTTGGGAGGGAATCCTGTTATCACTCATCCTCATGATTGTGGCAAGACCGGTCGGGGTTTTTATCAGCTTGATGTTTGCAAAATATAACGTCAAAGAGAAATTGTTCGTTTCATGGGCTGGATTGAAAGGAGCAGTTCCAATTGTACTAGCGACTTACCCGATGGTTGCAGGGTTGGAGGACAGTGATCTGATTTTCAATGTCGTTTTCTTCGTCGTCTTCACTTCAGCATTGATACAGGGAGCGACCATTTCACCGCTCGCAAAATACTTTAAGTTTTCGAAAGGAACCAAAGCAGAAGTACCCCATAGTTTGGAGCTCATTTCAATCGGAAAAACAAAAAACGAAATGATGGAGATCCAAATTGAAGATGATGCGACGATTATCGGTGAAGAAATAAAAGATCTGCCGCTTCCTGATGATACATTGATATCTGCGGTCATCCGAAAAGATTCGTTGATCACACCAACTGGAGATACGATCCTGCGAGCAGGAGATACGCTTTATATCCTGGTCCACAAGGCGAAACGTGAGGAAATTAAGAAAATCATCCGCCAAAAAGAAGATAGTGAAGCTGAAAACGAAGAGGAAAAGAGCTGA
- a CDS encoding GNAT family N-acetyltransferase yields MRCMDATPSFPLLQRDFKEWVELKPRDQKSFLFAIRLIEDDRVVGWVDLDGILGAHRNTWLAIGIGEKDVWNQGLGYETMELVLNFAFYELNLHRVQLTVFSYNKRAIKLYERLGFKYEGAQREFLQRDGERHDMLMYGILSHEWTATRKKQ; encoded by the coding sequence ATGCGCTGCATGGATGCTACACCAAGTTTTCCATTACTGCAACGTGATTTCAAGGAATGGGTCGAGCTTAAGCCGCGGGACCAGAAATCGTTCCTATTCGCTATCCGTTTGATAGAAGATGATAGAGTCGTCGGTTGGGTCGATTTAGACGGAATCCTTGGGGCCCATCGGAATACCTGGCTCGCGATCGGCATCGGCGAGAAGGATGTTTGGAATCAAGGACTTGGATATGAAACGATGGAGCTTGTATTGAATTTTGCGTTTTATGAATTGAACCTGCATCGCGTCCAATTGACTGTCTTTAGTTATAACAAACGTGCGATCAAGTTGTACGAACGCCTCGGTTTCAAATATGAAGGCGCTCAGCGCGAGTTCCTGCAGCGTGACGGGGAACGGCATGACATGTTGATGTATGGCATATTAAGCCATGAATGGACCGCCACACGTAAAAAACAATGA
- the bshB2 gene encoding bacillithiol biosynthesis deacetylase BshB2, with translation MEKQVLVIFPHPDDEAFGVSGSIAMHIENGTPLTYMCLTLGEMGRNMGNPPFANRESLSEFRKMELQEACNVLGIHDLRMMGLRDKTIEFEDPDWLADEFSKVIDELDPSLIITFYPGFSVHPDHEACGEAVIKAVKRIPTSKRPRVECVAFSNDCVEKLGEPDVIRDVSSVQDKKIATIEAHKSQTAGLMAGMKKRLQANEEELMNWIKYERFWTYKFE, from the coding sequence ATGGAAAAACAAGTACTTGTGATCTTCCCTCACCCGGATGATGAAGCTTTCGGCGTTTCTGGGTCGATTGCGATGCATATCGAAAATGGAACACCTCTCACTTATATGTGCTTGACACTGGGTGAAATGGGAAGGAATATGGGTAACCCTCCATTTGCAAATCGGGAATCTTTATCTGAATTTCGGAAGATGGAGCTTCAAGAAGCCTGTAATGTTCTCGGGATACATGATTTACGTATGATGGGCTTACGAGATAAGACGATCGAGTTTGAAGATCCTGATTGGCTTGCTGATGAATTCTCGAAGGTCATTGATGAGCTCGATCCTTCACTTATTATCACTTTTTATCCTGGATTCAGTGTCCATCCTGATCATGAAGCGTGTGGAGAGGCTGTCATAAAGGCAGTAAAACGGATACCGACATCGAAACGTCCTCGCGTCGAGTGTGTCGCTTTTTCTAATGATTGTGTCGAAAAGCTCGGCGAACCGGATGTCATCCGGGATGTAAGCAGTGTTCAAGATAAAAAGATCGCGACGATCGAAGCACACAAAAGTCAAACAGCTGGTCTAATGGCTGGTATGAAAAAACGGCTTCAAGCAAATGAAGAGGAACTGATGAACTGGATCAAATATGAACGGTTCTGGACATACAAATTTGAATAG
- a CDS encoding uracil-DNA glycosylase, producing MGILKNDWSDVLEEEFQKDYYLELRDRLKTEYESSQVYPDMYDIFNALHFTPYDKAKVVLIGQDPYHGPGQAHGLSFSVQPGVRQPPSLQNIFKELKQDIGCEPPNHGSLIHWAEQGVLMLNTVLTVRHKQPNSHKGLGWEDFTNAVIRTLNEREKPLVFLLWGKHAQQKEELITNDHHLIIKSPHPSPFSANRGFFGSRPFSRINNFLRENGIEEIDWQIPHINETD from the coding sequence ATGGGAATTTTGAAGAACGATTGGTCAGACGTACTTGAAGAGGAGTTTCAAAAAGACTATTATTTGGAGCTGCGTGATCGACTAAAAACAGAATACGAATCTAGTCAGGTTTACCCAGACATGTATGATATTTTCAATGCCCTCCATTTCACTCCTTATGACAAAGCGAAGGTCGTTTTAATCGGACAGGATCCGTATCATGGACCAGGGCAAGCCCATGGATTGAGTTTTTCAGTTCAGCCAGGAGTCCGACAACCGCCATCGTTGCAAAATATCTTTAAAGAGTTGAAACAGGACATCGGCTGTGAACCACCGAATCATGGGTCGCTGATCCATTGGGCTGAACAAGGTGTGTTGATGTTGAATACAGTTCTTACTGTCCGGCACAAGCAACCGAATTCCCATAAAGGTCTTGGCTGGGAGGATTTCACAAACGCCGTCATCCGTACATTGAATGAACGGGAAAAGCCATTGGTTTTCTTGTTGTGGGGGAAACACGCTCAACAAAAGGAAGAGCTCATTACGAATGATCATCATCTGATCATCAAGTCGCCCCACCCGAGTCCATTTTCAGCAAACAGGGGATTTTTCGGAAGCCGCCCATTTTCAAGAATCAACAATTTTCTACGTGAAAATGGAATCGAGGAAATCGATTGGCAAATTCCTCACATAAATGAAACCGACTGA
- the eis gene encoding enhanced intracellular survival protein Eis: MEIKKIPVEDIAQFISIVSRAYPGMKLVTEDDLEKTTDRFIDIQENDDSASLYGAYQSGKLVGGMQFHDFEMMFHEQKIPVGGIGMVAVDLLHKKEGVAKALLEHFHQHYHDRGTYCTALYPFRPDFYKQMGYGYGAKMNRYRIQPAHLPKGTSKAHIVYLTFDDTERIVNFYNKMAIRTHGLMTRTVKGFSRPMKQPGNHTIGYVKDDEVKGYAGFSFKSNPEDTFLQNDIIVHEMLYENQEVLSEMLTFFHSQQDQIRSIYFDTQDEHFHHVVTDPSNGTGHLIPHIYHESNTQGVGLMYRILDTEAFLKQVSNHNFNNVTVSLNVTIQDSFVPGNARPVHFHAQNGSLTITDEKKADVEIKLDISDFSSVVMGVVPFEALYTYGKASISNTAYLHTVTDLFNARKKPICLNRF, from the coding sequence ATGGAAATCAAAAAAATACCTGTAGAAGATATTGCGCAATTCATCTCCATCGTCAGCCGTGCTTATCCGGGAATGAAACTGGTTACGGAAGACGATCTCGAAAAAACAACAGATAGATTCATAGACATTCAAGAAAATGATGATTCAGCTTCCTTGTATGGGGCTTATCAATCGGGGAAACTCGTGGGCGGTATGCAGTTCCATGATTTTGAGATGATGTTTCATGAGCAAAAAATCCCTGTAGGTGGAATCGGTATGGTAGCGGTCGATCTATTACATAAAAAAGAGGGTGTAGCAAAGGCTCTCCTCGAACATTTCCATCAGCACTACCATGACCGCGGAACATATTGTACAGCACTCTATCCATTCCGGCCGGACTTTTACAAGCAAATGGGTTATGGATATGGTGCAAAAATGAACCGCTATCGTATCCAACCGGCTCATCTGCCGAAAGGCACTTCGAAAGCACACATTGTCTATCTTACATTCGATGATACCGAAAGAATCGTAAATTTCTATAATAAAATGGCTATTCGCACGCATGGTCTGATGACCCGGACTGTAAAAGGGTTCTCACGCCCGATGAAACAGCCGGGTAACCACACGATCGGTTATGTAAAAGATGATGAAGTGAAGGGGTATGCGGGATTTTCTTTCAAATCCAATCCCGAAGACACCTTCTTGCAAAATGACATCATCGTTCATGAAATGCTATACGAGAATCAGGAAGTCCTTTCAGAAATGCTTACCTTCTTCCATTCACAACAGGATCAGATCCGCTCAATCTATTTTGATACTCAGGATGAGCATTTCCATCATGTAGTGACAGATCCAAGTAACGGTACAGGTCACCTCATCCCACATATTTACCATGAAAGCAATACACAAGGGGTCGGATTAATGTACAGGATCCTTGATACTGAAGCCTTTTTGAAACAAGTGTCCAATCACAACTTCAACAACGTAACGGTATCTTTGAACGTCACAATCCAGGATTCTTTTGTGCCAGGCAATGCGCGTCCCGTCCATTTTCATGCCCAAAATGGCAGTCTCACGATCACTGATGAGAAGAAAGCTGATGTTGAAATCAAACTGGATATTTCTGATTTTTCATCGGTTGTGATGGGCGTTGTTCCATTCGAAGCTTTATATACCTATGGGAAAGCTTCCATTTCTAATACAGCATATCTACACACCGTCACCGACCTTTTCAATGCACGGAAAAAACCGATCTGCCTCAACCGTTTTTAA
- a CDS encoding YojF family protein → MDPIDISKVQPIIERFVGKDVYIHLETTNGAYASHFNEKVFSAGAYIRNGKINYTRGKITGEGPYRVGLKMDLGWIYAEGLTHWELDAKNRLLMAGHDMDGKLAVALQISEAPFE, encoded by the coding sequence TTGGATCCAATTGATATTTCAAAGGTACAGCCAATTATCGAGCGTTTTGTCGGCAAAGATGTATACATACATCTAGAAACGACCAACGGTGCTTACGCGTCGCATTTCAACGAAAAGGTATTTTCAGCTGGTGCTTATATCCGCAATGGGAAAATCAACTATACTCGAGGTAAAATAACCGGCGAAGGCCCTTACCGTGTTGGACTGAAAATGGACCTCGGATGGATCTATGCTGAAGGGCTTACCCATTGGGAGCTTGATGCGAAAAACCGCCTGTTGATGGCGGGCCATGATATGGACGGGAAGCTCGCCGTAGCACTTCAAATCAGCGAGGCACCGTTTGAATAG
- a CDS encoding Rrf2 family transcriptional regulator gives MRLTQYTDYSLRVLIYLTAQKEDQLVNIKEIAEVYQISKNHLMKVIHELGKLDVIKTIRGRNGGIKLAKAPEEINVGELIRKTEEDFYLVECFDSSNNSCIISQVCRLKGVLNEAMQAYFKVLDQYTLADLTTNRHQLQHLFSNQESDHISPKA, from the coding sequence ATGCGACTCACCCAATATACGGATTATTCCTTGAGGGTTCTCATATATTTGACAGCACAAAAAGAAGATCAACTAGTCAACATCAAGGAAATTGCTGAGGTCTACCAGATTTCCAAAAACCATTTGATGAAAGTGATTCATGAATTAGGTAAACTTGATGTCATCAAAACGATCCGAGGAAGGAATGGAGGAATCAAGCTTGCGAAGGCTCCTGAGGAAATCAATGTGGGAGAACTTATCCGAAAGACAGAAGAAGATTTTTATCTCGTCGAATGCTTTGATTCTTCAAACAACTCTTGTATCATCAGTCAAGTTTGCAGACTGAAAGGGGTATTGAATGAAGCTATGCAGGCGTACTTCAAAGTGTTGGATCAATATACATTAGCTGATTTGACGACCAATCGCCACCAGCTACAACACCTCTTTTCAAACCAGGAATCAGACCATATCAGTCCGAAAGCTTAG